The following are from one region of the Nocardia terpenica genome:
- a CDS encoding peptide ligase PGM1-related protein, whose amino-acid sequence MTARPQDIPEDVVPFYDAIADRLLWMLDEGDAAVVPGPVKEEFVAYLCDVLGVPAETISVSSLRANGVADWYPGHHTDLITNLRKVIDGNRSAEWTVECYIRDREIIAWETELSARGRAASTFAQGIAELMNTKSVFRNLAQAAGAPIAEGRVATRGDELIDAVIDLLAKTGAVIVKQDQNSGGDGNALITTDKSIPSIGAYRSLRITRSDSAAVRSALAEAGLHEEVEVPSGCCPAKYVVEVYHPRSRTFYVELHIPEHSAPYLLNYGDMRMSPLWSGFEIPAQGLPAAQHARLCADAQQLAVLAQRVGYHGLINCDAIIDQHGEILFTEFNGRAGGCTHIDIIARRLLGEDYLRNYVLLTQNAVKSPAFSKLLTLLADASLLFCRDRRAGIIVAQDNTAVTGTIEYIAIGRDHDEALDYEHRLQVALDNANKLVTV is encoded by the coding sequence ATGACGGCGCGGCCTCAGGATATCCCAGAGGACGTCGTACCATTTTATGATGCTATCGCTGACCGACTTCTATGGATGTTGGATGAGGGCGATGCTGCGGTCGTCCCCGGTCCCGTGAAAGAAGAATTCGTCGCCTACCTGTGCGACGTCTTAGGCGTCCCGGCCGAGACGATCTCCGTGAGTAGTCTGCGAGCCAACGGTGTTGCCGATTGGTATCCGGGGCACCATACGGATCTCATCACGAATCTTCGCAAAGTAATCGATGGCAACCGATCCGCCGAATGGACCGTCGAATGTTATATACGCGACCGCGAGATAATCGCCTGGGAAACCGAGCTGAGCGCACGCGGCCGCGCAGCGAGCACCTTTGCCCAAGGCATCGCCGAGTTAATGAATACGAAATCTGTGTTCAGAAATCTTGCGCAAGCAGCAGGAGCACCGATCGCCGAGGGGCGCGTCGCTACTCGGGGGGACGAGCTGATCGACGCAGTCATCGATCTGCTGGCCAAGACTGGCGCTGTGATCGTGAAGCAGGACCAAAACTCGGGTGGTGACGGAAACGCGCTCATTACTACCGACAAGAGCATTCCGAGTATCGGAGCGTACCGGTCGTTACGGATTACTAGATCCGATAGTGCAGCCGTGCGATCCGCGCTGGCCGAGGCGGGACTGCACGAGGAGGTCGAAGTACCGTCCGGATGTTGTCCTGCAAAGTATGTCGTCGAAGTTTATCATCCGCGGTCACGCACTTTTTATGTGGAACTGCATATTCCAGAGCATTCTGCGCCGTATTTGCTGAATTACGGTGACATGCGAATGAGTCCGCTGTGGTCGGGCTTCGAAATTCCCGCTCAGGGCCTGCCGGCAGCACAACACGCTAGGCTGTGCGCCGATGCGCAGCAGTTGGCCGTTTTGGCGCAGCGCGTCGGATACCACGGCCTGATAAATTGCGACGCGATCATCGATCAGCACGGCGAGATTCTATTCACCGAGTTCAACGGACGCGCTGGGGGGTGTACTCACATCGATATCATCGCGCGCAGACTCTTAGGCGAGGACTATCTTCGGAATTACGTGCTGCTCACTCAGAATGCCGTCAAATCCCCAGCTTTTTCAAAGCTATTGACACTGCTCGCCGATGCGTCGCTGCTCTTCTGCAGGGACCGCAGAGCAGGAATCATCGTGGCGCAGGACAATACCGCTGTCACCGGAACAATCGAATATATCGCGATCGGGCGCGACCACGATGAAGCACTCGACTACGAGCATAGGCTGCAAGTCGCACTAGACAACGCCAACAAACTCGTCACGGTGTAA
- a CDS encoding amino acid--tRNA ligase-related protein: MTLFIDTSARISPPHTWDNTPGAFTTALRSPWYVVIADLQDIIMRATTEYANAYGLKALYLPLTTRTITCPTGLGSDSQPVPVTVNGVSTYLPDSMQFSLEYGCRLAAKGCYNVMPSFRGEDPDETHLNQYIHSEAEIAGGLDNLIDYVEGYVRHLAQAILSDYGRELSDAIKDISHIDRMANSAGHFPRLTFDDAVHLLRTESGCIRDEGNWRTLTRRGERLLMKRVHEFLWVTHFDHLSVPFYQAFGDDSQRSAACADMFFGMGEVIGSGERHCTGDEVRHALDVHAVPERDYAWYVRMKDEFPMQTAGFGMGIERFLMWVLDHGDIRDIPLVSRIDEEHSWPTSVERP, from the coding sequence ATGACACTGTTCATAGATACCTCCGCCAGGATTTCCCCTCCACATACCTGGGATAACACCCCGGGCGCTTTCACCACAGCACTGCGTTCTCCATGGTACGTCGTGATCGCAGATCTACAGGATATTATTATGCGGGCGACCACCGAGTACGCAAATGCATACGGACTGAAGGCGCTCTATCTGCCGCTTACGACGCGTACGATCACCTGCCCAACTGGGCTTGGCAGCGATTCGCAGCCCGTGCCGGTCACGGTCAACGGGGTGAGTACATACCTACCCGACTCGATGCAGTTCTCGCTCGAATACGGGTGCCGACTTGCGGCGAAGGGGTGCTACAATGTTATGCCCTCATTCCGCGGAGAGGACCCCGACGAAACCCACCTGAACCAGTACATACACAGCGAGGCAGAAATCGCTGGCGGATTGGATAATCTCATCGACTACGTCGAGGGATATGTTCGCCACCTGGCCCAGGCAATACTGTCGGACTACGGCCGTGAATTGTCGGACGCCATCAAGGATATTTCTCATATCGATCGGATGGCCAACAGCGCTGGCCACTTCCCGCGATTGACCTTCGATGACGCGGTGCACCTGCTCCGCACCGAATCGGGGTGCATCCGTGACGAAGGCAACTGGCGGACACTGACTCGCCGCGGTGAGCGCCTACTGATGAAGAGAGTGCATGAATTCCTCTGGGTGACACACTTCGATCATCTCTCGGTGCCCTTTTACCAGGCATTCGGCGACGATTCGCAACGATCCGCCGCGTGTGCGGATATGTTCTTCGGTATGGGTGAGGTCATAGGATCTGGCGAGCGACATTGTACTGGTGACGAGGTACGCCATGCCCTCGATGTGCATGCTGTCCCTGAGCGAGACTATGCCTGGTACGTCCGGATGAAGGACGAGTTCCCAATGCAGACTGCGGGTTTCGGCATGGGCATCGAGCGGTTCCTGATGTGGGTTCTGGATCATGGTGATATTCGGGATATTCCACTGGTTTCGCGAATCGATGAGGAACATTCGTGGCCTACGAGTGTCGAGCGTCCTTAA
- a CDS encoding FAD-dependent oxidoreductase: MQSVFTRNADLLRLHKCFKGQLLSPKDFAYNEHRRIWNGTFDRRPTFIARCIDAADVSTILRYAADTDHRVTVRGGGHNVAGTSIADDAILIDLSLMRAVTVDADHRTAIAEGGCLLRDLDAATTVYGLACPAGVVSHTGLGGLALGGGYGWLARKWGLTCDHILGAEVVLGDGTIVETTQTNEPDLLWALRGGGGNFGVVTKFKLRLRPVSDMYLRRFLFPVNDAVAAIAAYQKFAPEQPRDLHVVATLKSSGNDNWIPSELYGRPALFLNALWLGNPEAGRSATEALVMTSQPVSTTESIIPYLTLQQLGDASEPAGNRYYTKSCYLSELSEDVATQLVVAARENPSQRSTIDFEYLRGAINETGSETSAFPNRDAPYICTASAQWLDSAADVENTDWARGTITRISGHHYRGVYINYIQDETAPAAVYEPQQYHRLAALKSRYDSSNIFRSNQNISPQRLSQRNGDR; the protein is encoded by the coding sequence ATGCAAAGTGTTTTTACTCGAAACGCAGACCTCCTGAGATTGCATAAATGTTTCAAAGGCCAACTCCTGTCTCCGAAGGATTTCGCCTACAACGAGCACCGTCGCATCTGGAACGGTACATTTGATCGCCGACCGACCTTTATCGCTCGGTGTATCGACGCGGCCGATGTCAGTACAATACTTCGGTACGCCGCGGATACCGACCATCGCGTGACAGTGCGAGGGGGTGGTCATAATGTCGCGGGCACCTCCATCGCCGACGACGCCATTCTCATTGATCTGTCCTTGATGCGGGCGGTCACAGTGGATGCCGATCACCGGACAGCGATCGCTGAGGGTGGCTGCCTACTCCGTGATCTCGACGCGGCGACGACCGTCTACGGCCTCGCTTGCCCGGCCGGTGTGGTATCGCATACCGGCCTCGGTGGTCTCGCGCTCGGCGGCGGGTACGGATGGCTCGCACGGAAATGGGGACTGACCTGCGATCACATTCTGGGCGCGGAGGTTGTCCTGGGTGATGGGACGATTGTGGAGACGACCCAAACAAACGAGCCGGACCTACTCTGGGCACTACGCGGTGGCGGCGGCAACTTCGGCGTCGTCACAAAATTCAAACTCAGGCTGCGCCCAGTCAGCGATATGTACCTGCGTCGATTCCTCTTCCCGGTGAACGACGCGGTCGCCGCCATTGCGGCCTATCAGAAATTCGCACCGGAGCAACCGAGAGATCTGCACGTCGTTGCAACACTCAAGTCTTCCGGAAACGACAATTGGATACCGTCCGAGCTGTACGGCAGGCCCGCACTATTTCTGAACGCCCTCTGGCTCGGCAACCCAGAAGCAGGGCGGTCTGCAACCGAAGCACTAGTCATGACATCTCAGCCAGTGTCAACCACGGAATCGATCATACCGTATCTCACTCTACAGCAGTTGGGTGACGCCTCCGAACCGGCCGGCAATCGCTACTACACGAAATCGTGCTATCTGAGCGAACTTTCGGAGGATGTCGCGACGCAATTAGTAGTAGCCGCTCGAGAGAACCCGTCGCAGCGGTCGACTATCGACTTCGAGTATCTGCGCGGCGCCATTAATGAAACCGGCTCCGAAACATCGGCCTTCCCGAACCGGGATGCTCCCTATATTTGTACTGCATCGGCACAGTGGCTCGACAGCGCGGCCGACGTAGAGAATACAGACTGGGCTCGTGGCACAATCACGCGAATTAGCGGCCACCATTACCGCGGAGTATACATCAACTATATCCAAGATGAGACCGCTCCGGCAGCCGTGTACGAACCGCAGCAGTATCACCGACTCGCGGCCCTGAAATCACGATACGACAGTTCAAACATCTTCAGAAGCAATCAAAACATCAGCCCGCAGAGACTGAGTCAGAGAAACGGAGACCGATAA
- a CDS encoding class I SAM-dependent methyltransferase has translation MEAMDASPGQSYYANSEYWIGIIRGRLDKYRIELTDRAVLAAVGECANRRVLDAGCGEGYLSRILHSYGAQVVGIDACADLICAARDEARRADREIIYHLGIVEALPLENRSFDYVVCNHLVNDLPDPASAFREFGRVLEPGGKLVVMMLHPCFHSMSTQNTESFCDKFLVDEYFSARSFSESFLVAGRISPVPVRVWMRSLEDYLSAVTDAGFTLTAIQEPRPTPDQFTTDPWWRENFRLPTFLQIIAERTHDC, from the coding sequence ATGGAGGCGATGGATGCTTCCCCTGGCCAGAGTTACTACGCCAATTCCGAATACTGGATAGGAATAATCCGAGGGCGGTTGGACAAGTACCGGATCGAACTCACCGATCGGGCTGTGTTGGCGGCAGTCGGCGAATGCGCAAACCGCCGTGTCCTCGATGCCGGCTGCGGCGAAGGATATCTATCACGAATACTACATTCCTACGGTGCACAAGTCGTCGGCATCGACGCGTGCGCCGATCTGATCTGCGCCGCGCGCGACGAGGCGCGCCGCGCAGATCGGGAGATCATCTATCACCTCGGAATAGTAGAAGCGCTTCCCCTGGAAAACCGATCATTCGACTATGTCGTCTGTAACCATTTGGTCAATGACCTGCCGGATCCGGCATCAGCATTCCGTGAATTCGGCCGCGTACTTGAGCCGGGCGGAAAGCTAGTCGTGATGATGTTGCATCCATGTTTCCATTCCATGTCTACGCAGAATACCGAGTCGTTCTGTGATAAGTTTCTCGTAGACGAGTACTTTAGCGCTCGGTCTTTTTCGGAGAGCTTTCTGGTTGCGGGCCGGATATCCCCCGTCCCAGTCAGAGTCTGGATGCGTTCACTTGAGGACTATCTGTCAGCAGTGACCGACGCAGGGTTCACTCTCACCGCCATACAAGAGCCTCGGCCTACACCCGACCAATTCACCACCGACCCCTGGTGGCGTGAGAACTTTCGTCTCCCGACGTTTCTTCAGATAATCGCCGAGCGCACGCACGACTGCTGA
- a CDS encoding MFS transporter — translation MTGYRLLFSDPRIWWWMVATVGTRLAVCTVPLGAVFAARDHVSSYAWGAIIAGAYAAGEAIGAPTMGARFQRHSLRRELAWVAVAEAVALVGVITCLAIELPLAAAPLAAVAGGIASGTPGGLRTLAMNSAESTARESALALDSIVSQACQLAGPALAALLAVTWTPDAPLLIVSGGLLIVAVSAVKLPHTLVATGGDTGTTHPAAPAMSTLTVIRKIWPSMATVTVMLMITSVLDVTLPGILEQRDASRAWAGVALSGLAATSIAGSFVYGLRRWPGRPHQHTLGLATIFAAIVVLAGLVSLPLLTVALVVIAGLFEAPASTARGLAVSDDLPTDAWPVGFSLLYSCGGIGYALASALSAVFLVATNAVTTLTILAVAGFSVVLATGWAEHLIYRTRGRTAPTKEPATVQNITE, via the coding sequence ATGACCGGGTACCGATTGCTGTTCTCCGATCCGCGCATCTGGTGGTGGATGGTCGCCACGGTGGGCACACGCCTAGCGGTCTGCACGGTTCCGCTGGGTGCAGTCTTCGCGGCCCGAGATCATGTGAGCTCGTACGCGTGGGGCGCGATTATCGCCGGCGCCTACGCAGCCGGTGAGGCCATCGGCGCTCCCACCATGGGGGCACGCTTCCAACGACATTCGCTGCGACGAGAACTCGCGTGGGTCGCCGTCGCCGAGGCAGTCGCCCTGGTGGGTGTCATCACATGCCTCGCCATCGAGCTTCCGTTAGCTGCCGCACCGCTCGCCGCCGTGGCGGGCGGCATAGCCAGCGGCACGCCGGGTGGGTTGCGCACTCTTGCAATGAATTCCGCCGAGTCCACTGCACGCGAGAGTGCACTAGCGCTGGATTCGATCGTGAGTCAGGCGTGCCAGTTAGCGGGCCCCGCGCTCGCGGCCCTGCTGGCGGTGACATGGACCCCAGACGCTCCCCTACTGATCGTCAGCGGCGGCCTGCTGATAGTCGCAGTGAGCGCCGTCAAACTCCCCCACACTCTCGTTGCTACAGGAGGTGATACGGGCACCACTCATCCAGCCGCCCCGGCGATGTCGACACTCACGGTGATCCGGAAGATTTGGCCGTCTATGGCCACCGTAACGGTCATGCTGATGATCACCTCGGTCCTCGACGTGACGCTGCCCGGGATACTGGAACAGCGAGACGCGTCGCGCGCATGGGCCGGAGTCGCGCTCTCGGGTTTAGCCGCGACCAGCATCGCAGGCAGCTTCGTATACGGGCTACGGCGCTGGCCCGGGCGTCCCCATCAGCACACCTTGGGCCTGGCCACGATATTCGCAGCGATCGTAGTACTCGCCGGGTTAGTGTCGCTGCCGTTACTGACCGTCGCTCTCGTCGTGATTGCCGGTTTGTTTGAGGCACCGGCGAGTACGGCACGCGGGTTAGCTGTCAGCGACGATCTTCCTACCGATGCGTGGCCGGTTGGATTCTCCCTGCTGTATTCTTGCGGTGGCATCGGTTACGCTTTAGCAAGCGCGCTAAGCGCAGTATTTCTCGTGGCTACCAACGCAGTGACGACGCTCACTATCCTCGCAGTCGCCGGATTCTCGGTGGTACTAGCAACCGGATGGGCGGAACATCTCATCTACCGCACCCGTGGACGCACGGCGCCTACCAAGGAACCGGCAACGGTTCAGAACATTACTGAGTAA
- a CDS encoding CGNR zinc finger domain-containing protein, whose amino-acid sequence MNSWHIPNDTREIRDELVQWASDPEVWRSTFISVPCPPQLEAIIEFRDALRTLVTYGESEVMDRLVIEYAPRLRLGRETITIAPCDPTNAVAVGVGLLVEASVQGTLRRLRACPDCGWAFYDRSKNNSRVWCAMEAGPGARGCGSIAKTTRYRKRKQNSVDVGLVPPRPEGTC is encoded by the coding sequence TTGAACAGCTGGCACATCCCGAACGACACTCGGGAGATCCGCGACGAACTGGTCCAGTGGGCCTCCGATCCGGAGGTGTGGCGGTCCACGTTCATCAGTGTGCCGTGTCCGCCTCAGCTCGAAGCGATCATCGAATTCCGCGATGCTCTGCGTACTTTGGTGACCTACGGCGAGTCCGAGGTGATGGATCGCCTGGTGATCGAGTACGCTCCACGGCTGCGACTCGGCCGCGAAACGATCACGATCGCGCCCTGCGACCCCACGAACGCTGTGGCGGTCGGGGTCGGGCTGCTTGTCGAGGCATCCGTGCAGGGCACGCTACGGCGGCTGAGGGCGTGCCCGGATTGTGGTTGGGCCTTCTACGATCGATCGAAGAACAATAGCCGAGTATGGTGTGCGATGGAGGCGGGTCCTGGGGCACGAGGGTGCGGCTCGATCGCCAAAACCACCCGCTATCGCAAGCGCAAGCAAAACTCGGTCGATGTCGGCCTCGTCCCGCCTCGTCCCGAAGGCACTTGTTAG
- a CDS encoding DNA glycosylase AlkZ-like family protein, with protein sequence MARFEPVSGGVSRLAAAAAASLWGGRLALEQAITRLQFVQYDPIRRPARAQDLILHQRVANYRLGDLEVAYGRLGLEEGALHVYGAMTSDLAAMVHCLRASVDEYTPTGLAAQVLQVVAEHGTVHPNLVRDALGARTVRNDWGGASSATTRALDELHQHRLLRIAGREQGVKLYELAVPPKAVADREECLKRAVLQVARLLAPVPLGSLRAALRPIVRDLAPRATAMIAELIESGRLLGGSADGVEYVWPYSFALDAQWPADKAVILAPFDPIVWDRKRFEHLWGWRYVFEAYTPAVRRRFGYYALPLFFDGKAVGWTECERDSQKLSARVGFIDGYPSGRRFRTAITHELENLATMVGASVSAIRLPR encoded by the coding sequence ATGGCCAGGTTCGAGCCGGTATCCGGCGGCGTCTCGCGTTTGGCTGCGGCGGCGGCCGCCTCGCTGTGGGGCGGCAGGTTAGCGTTGGAGCAGGCCATCACCCGACTGCAGTTCGTGCAATACGACCCGATTCGGCGTCCCGCGCGGGCTCAAGATCTGATCCTTCACCAACGAGTCGCGAACTACCGCCTGGGCGACCTGGAGGTGGCTTACGGCCGACTCGGGCTTGAGGAAGGTGCCCTTCACGTGTACGGCGCGATGACATCGGACTTGGCCGCCATGGTGCACTGTTTGCGGGCAAGCGTTGATGAGTACACTCCGACGGGTTTGGCTGCGCAGGTATTGCAGGTAGTTGCCGAGCACGGAACGGTCCACCCGAATTTGGTTCGGGACGCACTGGGCGCGCGTACTGTCCGCAACGACTGGGGTGGAGCATCGTCGGCGACTACCCGTGCCCTTGACGAGCTGCATCAACATCGCCTCTTGCGTATCGCTGGCCGCGAACAAGGCGTAAAGCTCTACGAGCTCGCGGTGCCGCCCAAGGCGGTCGCAGATCGGGAGGAGTGCTTGAAACGAGCTGTCTTGCAAGTGGCTCGGCTGCTAGCACCGGTGCCCCTAGGAAGCTTGCGTGCCGCACTACGTCCGATCGTGCGCGACCTCGCACCCCGCGCCACAGCGATGATCGCGGAGCTCATTGAGAGCGGGCGGCTGCTTGGCGGATCGGCGGACGGCGTTGAGTACGTATGGCCATACTCGTTTGCGCTCGACGCGCAATGGCCTGCTGACAAGGCGGTGATTTTGGCCCCATTCGATCCCATCGTCTGGGATCGCAAGCGCTTTGAACATCTCTGGGGATGGAGATATGTGTTTGAGGCATATACGCCCGCAGTCCGGCGCCGATTCGGCTACTATGCGCTGCCGCTGTTCTTCGATGGCAAAGCAGTAGGGTGGACGGAGTGCGAGAGGGACAGCCAAAAGCTAAGTGCAAGAGTGGGTTTCATCGACGGGTATCCGAGCGGGAGGCGTTTTCGCACCGCTATCACACACGAACTGGAAAATCTGGCTACCATGGTGGGAGCGTCGGTGAGCGCGATCCGGCTACCCAGGTGA
- a CDS encoding transposase yields MAGPLEGYAAGFDDLFSVLPQRRGFQEYLSGLLAPRERNKTLTALSGAEPMVGAQHRAVQRLQWFLSESRWDPDLVEARRLAVLVADPATAPHAGGVLVIDDSGDHKDGTATAHVGRQWLGRYGKTDNGIVTVTTLIV; encoded by the coding sequence GTGGCTGGTCCGTTGGAGGGGTACGCGGCTGGGTTCGATGATCTGTTTTCGGTGTTGCCTCAGCGGCGTGGTTTCCAAGAGTATCTGTCGGGGTTGCTGGCCCCGCGGGAGCGGAACAAGACGTTGACCGCGTTGTCCGGCGCCGAGCCGATGGTCGGGGCGCAGCATCGCGCGGTGCAGCGGTTGCAGTGGTTCCTGTCGGAATCGAGGTGGGATCCGGACCTGGTCGAGGCGCGGCGGCTGGCGGTACTGGTGGCCGATCCGGCGACCGCCCCGCATGCCGGTGGGGTGCTGGTCATCGACGATTCCGGGGACCACAAGGACGGCACGGCGACCGCGCATGTGGGTCGGCAGTGGCTGGGCCGTTACGGTAAGACCGACAACGGCATCGTCACGGTGACCACGTTAATAGTGTGA
- a CDS encoding DUF3558 family protein, producing the protein MTRHQTYGTAAKERTLWFQIISAVLLTCAVVSGCKSNDSEPPKPRISDRIPTSFDPCSDIPPDVITSQQLMPDPKRQAERDDGDGVKSSGCEYRRSFELTQTRGTGISVDVTNMTVDYFSDVYSKSNSVDGTPVRRLTINNRPAAIQGPRSDNTCMIITDIKDGGVRFDNAAHTVDPCQVLIEFVQAVSTHLPA; encoded by the coding sequence GTGACGAGGCATCAAACGTACGGCACGGCCGCGAAAGAGCGGACTCTCTGGTTCCAAATTATCTCTGCAGTTCTATTGACCTGCGCCGTGGTATCCGGGTGCAAATCCAACGACAGTGAACCACCCAAGCCGAGAATATCCGATCGGATACCGACATCGTTCGACCCGTGCAGCGATATACCTCCCGATGTGATCACGAGCCAACAGTTGATGCCGGACCCGAAGCGTCAAGCCGAGCGAGACGACGGCGACGGCGTCAAATCGTCGGGATGCGAATACCGCAGGAGTTTCGAACTAACGCAAACACGCGGAACCGGAATCTCGGTCGATGTAACCAACATGACTGTCGACTACTTTTCCGATGTTTATTCGAAGTCTAATTCAGTTGATGGCACCCCAGTCAGGAGACTGACCATCAACAACAGACCAGCTGCAATTCAGGGACCGCGATCCGATAACACCTGCATGATTATCACCGACATCAAAGACGGCGGAGTGCGATTCGACAACGCGGCCCACACGGTCGATCCATGCCAGGTTCTGATCGAGTTCGTTCAGGCGGTTTCCACGCATCTACCTGCATAG